The following are encoded together in the Equus quagga isolate Etosha38 chromosome 1, UCLA_HA_Equagga_1.0, whole genome shotgun sequence genome:
- the HDAC7 gene encoding histone deacetylase 7 isoform X1, protein MHSPGAGCPRPRADTPGPQPEPMDLRVGQRPTVEPPPEPTLLALQHPPRLHHHLFLTGLQPQRSAEPMRLSMDAPMPELQVGQQEQELRQLLHKDKSKRSAVASSVVKQKLAEVILKKQQAALERTVHPNSPSIPYRTLEPLETEGAARSMLSSFLPPVPSLPSDPPEHFPLRKTVSEPNLKLRYKPKKSLERRKNPLLRKESAPPSLRRRPAETLGDSSPSSSSTPASGCSSPNDSEHGPGPGLGTEALLGQRLRLQETSVAPFALPTVSLLPAITLGLPAPARADGDHRTHLTLGPRGPVLGSPHAPLFLPHGLEPEAGGPLPSRLQPILLLDPSAPHAPLLTVPGLGPLPFHFAQSFLTTERLSGSGLHRPLSRTRSEPLPPSATAPPPLGPLQPRLERLKPHIQLTKRPAKSEKPRLRQIPSAEDLETDGGGVGPVGDDGLEHRESSHGHHEARGPVPLQQHQQVFLWDHQRLAGRLPRGSTGDSVLLPLAQGSHRPLSRAQSSPAAPASLPTPEPASQARVLPSSETPARTLPFTTGLVYDSVMLKHQCSCGDNSRHPEHAGRIQSIWSRLQERGLRSQCECLRGRKASLEELQSVHSERHVLLYGTNPLSRLKLDNGKLAGLLAQRMFVMLPCGGVGVDTDTIWNELHSSNAARWAAGSVTDLAFKVASRELKNGFAVVRPPGHHADHSTAMGFCFFNSVAIACRQLQQQGKASKILIVDWDVHHGNGTQQTFYQDPSVLYISLHRHDDGNFFPGSGAVDEVGAGSGEGFNVNVAWAGGLDPPMGDPEYLAAFRIVVMPVAREFSPDLVLVSAGFDAAEGHPAPLGGYHVSAKCFGYMTQQLMSLAGGAVVLALEGGHDLTAICDASEACVAALLGNKVDPLSEEGWKQKPNLNAIRSLEAVIRVHSKYWGCMQRLASCPDSWVPRLPGADAEEVEAVTALASLSVGILAEERPSEQLVEEEEPMNL, encoded by the exons GCTGCCCCAGGCCCCGTGCAGACACGCCAGGCCCTCAGCCCGAGCCCATGGACCTGCGGGTGGGCCAGCGGCCCACGGTGGAGCCCCCACCGGAGCCCACGCTGCTGGCCCTGCAGCACCCCCCGCGTCTGCACCACCACCTCTTCCTGACAGGCCTGCAGCCGCAGCGCTCGGCGGAGCCCATGAGG CTCTCAATGGATGCGCCGATGCCCGAGTTGCAggtggggcagcaggagcaggagctgcGGCAGCTTCTCCATAAGGACAAGAGCAAGCGAA GTGCCGTGGCCAGCAGTGTGGTCAAGCAGAAGCTGGCGGAGGTGATTTTGAAGAAACAGCAGGCAGCCTTAGAGAGAACAGTCCATCCCAATAGCCCCAGCATCCCCTACAG AACTCTTGAGCCCTTGGAGACGGAAGGTGCCGCCCGCTCCATGCTCAGCAGCTTTCTGCCTCCCGTTCCCAGCCTGCCCAGTGACCCCCCAGAACACTTCCCTCTGCGTAAGACAG TCTCGGAGCCCAACCTGAAGCTGCGCTACAAGCCCAAGAAGTCACTGGAGCGGAGGAAGAATCCGCTGCTCAGAAAGGAGAGCGCCCCGCCCAGTCTCCGGCGCCGGCCTGCAGAGACCCTCGGTG ACTCCTCCCCGAGTAGCAGCAGCACGCCAGCCTCGGGGTGCAGCTCCCCCAATGACAGCGAGCATGGCCCCGGCCCCGGCCTGGGCACAGAG GCGCTCTTGGGCCAGCGGCTGCGGCTGCAGGAGACCTCTGTGGCCCCGTTCGCCTTGCCGACAGTGTCCTTGCTGCCCGCAATCACGCTGGGGCTGCCCGCCCCTGCCAGG gCGGATGGTGACCACAGGACCCATCTAACTCTGGGCCCTCGGGGGCCAGTCCTGGGGAGCCCCCATgctcccctcttcctgccccatgGCCTGGAGCCTGAGGCTGGGGGCCCCTTGCCCTCTCGCCTGCAGCCCATTCTCCTCCTGGATCCCTCAGCCCCTCACGCACCCCTGCTGACTG TGCCCGGGCTTGGGCCCCTGCCCTTCCACTTTGCCCAGTCCTTCCTGACCACCGAACGGCTCTCCGGGTCAGGCCTCCACAGGCCGCTGAGCCGGACCCGCTCAGAGCCCCTGCCCCCAAGCGCCACCGCCCCCCCACCGctgggccccctgcagccccGCCTGGAGCGACTCAAACCTCACATCCAGCTGACCAAG aggccagcCAAGAGTGAGAAGCCCCGACTGCGGCAGATTCCCTCGGCTGAGGACCTAGAGACGGATGGTGGGGGAGTGGGGCCGGTGGGGGATGACGGCCTGGAACACAGGGAGTCGAGCCATGGGCACCATGAGGCCAGGGGCCCTGTTCCTCTCCAGCAGCACCAACAG GTGTTCCTCTGGGACCATCAGCGACTGGCTGGGCGGCTCCCCCGGGGCAGCACTGGGGACTCTGTGCTGCTTCCCCTGGCCCAGGGCAGTCACCGGCCCCTGTCCAGGGCTCAGTCGTCCCCAGCTGCGCCTGCCTCACTGCCAACCCCAGAGCCTGCCAGCCAGGCCCGCGTCCTGCCCAGCTCAGAGACCCCCGCCAGGACCCTGCCCTTCACCACAG GGCTGGTCTATGACTCCGTAATGCTGAAGCACCAGTGTTCCTGCGGAGACAACAGCAGGCACCCAGAGCATGCTGGCCGCATCCAGAGCATCTGGTCCCGGCTGCAGGAGCGGGGGCTGCGGAGCCAGTGTGAG TGTCTCCGGGGCCGGAAGGCCTCCCTGGAGGAGCTGCAGTCTGTGCATTCCGAGCGGCATGTGCTCCTCTATGGCACCAACCCGCTCAGCCGCCTCAAACTGGACAACGGGAAGCTGGCAG GGCTCCTGGCACAGCGGATGTTTGTGATGCTCCCCTGTGGTGGGGTTGGG GTGGATACTGACACCATCTGGAATGAGCTGCACTCCTCCAATGCAGCCCGCTGGGCCGCCGGCAGCGTCACTGACCTTGCCTTCAAAGTGGCTTCCCGCGAACTAAAG aacGGTTTTGCTGTGGTTCGGCCTCCAGGACACCATGCAGACCATTCCACTGCCAT gggcTTCTGCTTCTTCAACTCAGTGGCCATCGCCTGCCGACAGCTGCAACAACAGGGCAAGGCCAGCAAGATCCTCATTGTGGACTGG GATGTTCACCACGGCAACGGCACCCAGCAAACCTTCTACCAGGACCCCAGCGTACTCTACATCTCCCTGCATCGCCATGACGATGGCAACTTCTTCCCAGGCAGTGGGGCTGTGGATGAG GTGGGAGCTGGCAGCGGTGAGGGCTTCAATGTCAACGTGGCCTGGGCCGGAGGTCTGGACCCCCCAATGGGGGATCCTGAGTACCTGGCCGCCTTCAG GATCGTCGTGATGCCTGTTGCCCGAGAGTTCTCTCCAGACCTGGTCCTGGTGTCAGCTGGGTTTGATGCTGCCGAGGGTCACCCCGCCCCGCTGGGTGGCTACCATGTTTCCGCCAAAT GTTTTGGGTACATGACGCAGCAGCTGATGAGCTTGGCAGGAGGTGCCGTGGTGCTGGCCTTGGAGGGCGGCCATGACCTCACCGCCATCTGTGACGCCTCCGAGGCCTGTGTGGCTGCTCTTCTGGGCAACAAG GTGGATCCCCTCTCAGAAGAAGGCTGGAAACAGAAACCCAACCTCAACGCCATCCGTTCTCTGGAAGCTGTGATCCGGGTGCACA GTAAATACTGGGGCTGCATGCAGCGCCTGGCCTCCTGTCCCGACTCCTGGGTGCCCAGGCTGCCAGGAGCCGATGCAGAAGAAGTGGAGGCAGTGACCGCACTGGCATCCCTCTCTGTGG
- the HDAC7 gene encoding histone deacetylase 7 isoform X2 — MHSPGAGCPRPRADTPGPQPEPMDLRVGQRPTVEPPPEPTLLALQHPPRLHHHLFLTGLQPQRSAEPMRVGQQEQELRQLLHKDKSKRSAVASSVVKQKLAEVILKKQQAALERTVHPNSPSIPYRTLEPLETEGAARSMLSSFLPPVPSLPSDPPEHFPLRKTVSEPNLKLRYKPKKSLERRKNPLLRKESAPPSLRRRPAETLGDSSPSSSSTPASGCSSPNDSEHGPGPGLGTEALLGQRLRLQETSVAPFALPTVSLLPAITLGLPAPARADGDHRTHLTLGPRGPVLGSPHAPLFLPHGLEPEAGGPLPSRLQPILLLDPSAPHAPLLTVPGLGPLPFHFAQSFLTTERLSGSGLHRPLSRTRSEPLPPSATAPPPLGPLQPRLERLKPHIQLTKRPAKSEKPRLRQIPSAEDLETDGGGVGPVGDDGLEHRESSHGHHEARGPVPLQQHQQVFLWDHQRLAGRLPRGSTGDSVLLPLAQGSHRPLSRAQSSPAAPASLPTPEPASQARVLPSSETPARTLPFTTGLVYDSVMLKHQCSCGDNSRHPEHAGRIQSIWSRLQERGLRSQCECLRGRKASLEELQSVHSERHVLLYGTNPLSRLKLDNGKLAGLLAQRMFVMLPCGGVGVDTDTIWNELHSSNAARWAAGSVTDLAFKVASRELKNGFAVVRPPGHHADHSTAMGFCFFNSVAIACRQLQQQGKASKILIVDWDVHHGNGTQQTFYQDPSVLYISLHRHDDGNFFPGSGAVDEVGAGSGEGFNVNVAWAGGLDPPMGDPEYLAAFRIVVMPVAREFSPDLVLVSAGFDAAEGHPAPLGGYHVSAKCFGYMTQQLMSLAGGAVVLALEGGHDLTAICDASEACVAALLGNKVDPLSEEGWKQKPNLNAIRSLEAVIRVHSKYWGCMQRLASCPDSWVPRLPGADAEEVEAVTALASLSVGILAEERPSEQLVEEEEPMNL; from the exons GCTGCCCCAGGCCCCGTGCAGACACGCCAGGCCCTCAGCCCGAGCCCATGGACCTGCGGGTGGGCCAGCGGCCCACGGTGGAGCCCCCACCGGAGCCCACGCTGCTGGCCCTGCAGCACCCCCCGCGTCTGCACCACCACCTCTTCCTGACAGGCCTGCAGCCGCAGCGCTCGGCGGAGCCCATGAGG gtggggcagcaggagcaggagctgcGGCAGCTTCTCCATAAGGACAAGAGCAAGCGAA GTGCCGTGGCCAGCAGTGTGGTCAAGCAGAAGCTGGCGGAGGTGATTTTGAAGAAACAGCAGGCAGCCTTAGAGAGAACAGTCCATCCCAATAGCCCCAGCATCCCCTACAG AACTCTTGAGCCCTTGGAGACGGAAGGTGCCGCCCGCTCCATGCTCAGCAGCTTTCTGCCTCCCGTTCCCAGCCTGCCCAGTGACCCCCCAGAACACTTCCCTCTGCGTAAGACAG TCTCGGAGCCCAACCTGAAGCTGCGCTACAAGCCCAAGAAGTCACTGGAGCGGAGGAAGAATCCGCTGCTCAGAAAGGAGAGCGCCCCGCCCAGTCTCCGGCGCCGGCCTGCAGAGACCCTCGGTG ACTCCTCCCCGAGTAGCAGCAGCACGCCAGCCTCGGGGTGCAGCTCCCCCAATGACAGCGAGCATGGCCCCGGCCCCGGCCTGGGCACAGAG GCGCTCTTGGGCCAGCGGCTGCGGCTGCAGGAGACCTCTGTGGCCCCGTTCGCCTTGCCGACAGTGTCCTTGCTGCCCGCAATCACGCTGGGGCTGCCCGCCCCTGCCAGG gCGGATGGTGACCACAGGACCCATCTAACTCTGGGCCCTCGGGGGCCAGTCCTGGGGAGCCCCCATgctcccctcttcctgccccatgGCCTGGAGCCTGAGGCTGGGGGCCCCTTGCCCTCTCGCCTGCAGCCCATTCTCCTCCTGGATCCCTCAGCCCCTCACGCACCCCTGCTGACTG TGCCCGGGCTTGGGCCCCTGCCCTTCCACTTTGCCCAGTCCTTCCTGACCACCGAACGGCTCTCCGGGTCAGGCCTCCACAGGCCGCTGAGCCGGACCCGCTCAGAGCCCCTGCCCCCAAGCGCCACCGCCCCCCCACCGctgggccccctgcagccccGCCTGGAGCGACTCAAACCTCACATCCAGCTGACCAAG aggccagcCAAGAGTGAGAAGCCCCGACTGCGGCAGATTCCCTCGGCTGAGGACCTAGAGACGGATGGTGGGGGAGTGGGGCCGGTGGGGGATGACGGCCTGGAACACAGGGAGTCGAGCCATGGGCACCATGAGGCCAGGGGCCCTGTTCCTCTCCAGCAGCACCAACAG GTGTTCCTCTGGGACCATCAGCGACTGGCTGGGCGGCTCCCCCGGGGCAGCACTGGGGACTCTGTGCTGCTTCCCCTGGCCCAGGGCAGTCACCGGCCCCTGTCCAGGGCTCAGTCGTCCCCAGCTGCGCCTGCCTCACTGCCAACCCCAGAGCCTGCCAGCCAGGCCCGCGTCCTGCCCAGCTCAGAGACCCCCGCCAGGACCCTGCCCTTCACCACAG GGCTGGTCTATGACTCCGTAATGCTGAAGCACCAGTGTTCCTGCGGAGACAACAGCAGGCACCCAGAGCATGCTGGCCGCATCCAGAGCATCTGGTCCCGGCTGCAGGAGCGGGGGCTGCGGAGCCAGTGTGAG TGTCTCCGGGGCCGGAAGGCCTCCCTGGAGGAGCTGCAGTCTGTGCATTCCGAGCGGCATGTGCTCCTCTATGGCACCAACCCGCTCAGCCGCCTCAAACTGGACAACGGGAAGCTGGCAG GGCTCCTGGCACAGCGGATGTTTGTGATGCTCCCCTGTGGTGGGGTTGGG GTGGATACTGACACCATCTGGAATGAGCTGCACTCCTCCAATGCAGCCCGCTGGGCCGCCGGCAGCGTCACTGACCTTGCCTTCAAAGTGGCTTCCCGCGAACTAAAG aacGGTTTTGCTGTGGTTCGGCCTCCAGGACACCATGCAGACCATTCCACTGCCAT gggcTTCTGCTTCTTCAACTCAGTGGCCATCGCCTGCCGACAGCTGCAACAACAGGGCAAGGCCAGCAAGATCCTCATTGTGGACTGG GATGTTCACCACGGCAACGGCACCCAGCAAACCTTCTACCAGGACCCCAGCGTACTCTACATCTCCCTGCATCGCCATGACGATGGCAACTTCTTCCCAGGCAGTGGGGCTGTGGATGAG GTGGGAGCTGGCAGCGGTGAGGGCTTCAATGTCAACGTGGCCTGGGCCGGAGGTCTGGACCCCCCAATGGGGGATCCTGAGTACCTGGCCGCCTTCAG GATCGTCGTGATGCCTGTTGCCCGAGAGTTCTCTCCAGACCTGGTCCTGGTGTCAGCTGGGTTTGATGCTGCCGAGGGTCACCCCGCCCCGCTGGGTGGCTACCATGTTTCCGCCAAAT GTTTTGGGTACATGACGCAGCAGCTGATGAGCTTGGCAGGAGGTGCCGTGGTGCTGGCCTTGGAGGGCGGCCATGACCTCACCGCCATCTGTGACGCCTCCGAGGCCTGTGTGGCTGCTCTTCTGGGCAACAAG GTGGATCCCCTCTCAGAAGAAGGCTGGAAACAGAAACCCAACCTCAACGCCATCCGTTCTCTGGAAGCTGTGATCCGGGTGCACA GTAAATACTGGGGCTGCATGCAGCGCCTGGCCTCCTGTCCCGACTCCTGGGTGCCCAGGCTGCCAGGAGCCGATGCAGAAGAAGTGGAGGCAGTGACCGCACTGGCATCCCTCTCTGTGG
- the HDAC7 gene encoding histone deacetylase 7 isoform X4, whose protein sequence is MHSPGAGCPRPRADTPGPQPEPMDLRVGQRPTVEPPPEPTLLALQHPPRLHHHLFLTGLQPQRSAEPMRLSMDAPMPELQVGQQEQELRQLLHKDKSKRSAVASSVVKQKLAEVILKKQQAALERTVHPNSPSIPYRTLEPLETEGAARSMLSSFLPPVPSLPSDPPEHFPLRKTVSEPNLKLRYKPKKSLERRKNPLLRKESAPPSLRRRPAETLGDSSPSSSSTPASGCSSPNDSEHGPGPGLGTEADGDHRTHLTLGPRGPVLGSPHAPLFLPHGLEPEAGGPLPSRLQPILLLDPSAPHAPLLTVPGLGPLPFHFAQSFLTTERLSGSGLHRPLSRTRSEPLPPSATAPPPLGPLQPRLERLKPHIQLTKRPAKSEKPRLRQIPSAEDLETDGGGVGPVGDDGLEHRESSHGHHEARGPVPLQQHQQVFLWDHQRLAGRLPRGSTGDSVLLPLAQGSHRPLSRAQSSPAAPASLPTPEPASQARVLPSSETPARTLPFTTGLVYDSVMLKHQCSCGDNSRHPEHAGRIQSIWSRLQERGLRSQCECLRGRKASLEELQSVHSERHVLLYGTNPLSRLKLDNGKLAGLLAQRMFVMLPCGGVGVDTDTIWNELHSSNAARWAAGSVTDLAFKVASRELKNGFAVVRPPGHHADHSTAMGFCFFNSVAIACRQLQQQGKASKILIVDWDVHHGNGTQQTFYQDPSVLYISLHRHDDGNFFPGSGAVDEVGAGSGEGFNVNVAWAGGLDPPMGDPEYLAAFRIVVMPVAREFSPDLVLVSAGFDAAEGHPAPLGGYHVSAKCFGYMTQQLMSLAGGAVVLALEGGHDLTAICDASEACVAALLGNKVDPLSEEGWKQKPNLNAIRSLEAVIRVHSKYWGCMQRLASCPDSWVPRLPGADAEEVEAVTALASLSVGILAEERPSEQLVEEEEPMNL, encoded by the exons GCTGCCCCAGGCCCCGTGCAGACACGCCAGGCCCTCAGCCCGAGCCCATGGACCTGCGGGTGGGCCAGCGGCCCACGGTGGAGCCCCCACCGGAGCCCACGCTGCTGGCCCTGCAGCACCCCCCGCGTCTGCACCACCACCTCTTCCTGACAGGCCTGCAGCCGCAGCGCTCGGCGGAGCCCATGAGG CTCTCAATGGATGCGCCGATGCCCGAGTTGCAggtggggcagcaggagcaggagctgcGGCAGCTTCTCCATAAGGACAAGAGCAAGCGAA GTGCCGTGGCCAGCAGTGTGGTCAAGCAGAAGCTGGCGGAGGTGATTTTGAAGAAACAGCAGGCAGCCTTAGAGAGAACAGTCCATCCCAATAGCCCCAGCATCCCCTACAG AACTCTTGAGCCCTTGGAGACGGAAGGTGCCGCCCGCTCCATGCTCAGCAGCTTTCTGCCTCCCGTTCCCAGCCTGCCCAGTGACCCCCCAGAACACTTCCCTCTGCGTAAGACAG TCTCGGAGCCCAACCTGAAGCTGCGCTACAAGCCCAAGAAGTCACTGGAGCGGAGGAAGAATCCGCTGCTCAGAAAGGAGAGCGCCCCGCCCAGTCTCCGGCGCCGGCCTGCAGAGACCCTCGGTG ACTCCTCCCCGAGTAGCAGCAGCACGCCAGCCTCGGGGTGCAGCTCCCCCAATGACAGCGAGCATGGCCCCGGCCCCGGCCTGGGCACAGAG gCGGATGGTGACCACAGGACCCATCTAACTCTGGGCCCTCGGGGGCCAGTCCTGGGGAGCCCCCATgctcccctcttcctgccccatgGCCTGGAGCCTGAGGCTGGGGGCCCCTTGCCCTCTCGCCTGCAGCCCATTCTCCTCCTGGATCCCTCAGCCCCTCACGCACCCCTGCTGACTG TGCCCGGGCTTGGGCCCCTGCCCTTCCACTTTGCCCAGTCCTTCCTGACCACCGAACGGCTCTCCGGGTCAGGCCTCCACAGGCCGCTGAGCCGGACCCGCTCAGAGCCCCTGCCCCCAAGCGCCACCGCCCCCCCACCGctgggccccctgcagccccGCCTGGAGCGACTCAAACCTCACATCCAGCTGACCAAG aggccagcCAAGAGTGAGAAGCCCCGACTGCGGCAGATTCCCTCGGCTGAGGACCTAGAGACGGATGGTGGGGGAGTGGGGCCGGTGGGGGATGACGGCCTGGAACACAGGGAGTCGAGCCATGGGCACCATGAGGCCAGGGGCCCTGTTCCTCTCCAGCAGCACCAACAG GTGTTCCTCTGGGACCATCAGCGACTGGCTGGGCGGCTCCCCCGGGGCAGCACTGGGGACTCTGTGCTGCTTCCCCTGGCCCAGGGCAGTCACCGGCCCCTGTCCAGGGCTCAGTCGTCCCCAGCTGCGCCTGCCTCACTGCCAACCCCAGAGCCTGCCAGCCAGGCCCGCGTCCTGCCCAGCTCAGAGACCCCCGCCAGGACCCTGCCCTTCACCACAG GGCTGGTCTATGACTCCGTAATGCTGAAGCACCAGTGTTCCTGCGGAGACAACAGCAGGCACCCAGAGCATGCTGGCCGCATCCAGAGCATCTGGTCCCGGCTGCAGGAGCGGGGGCTGCGGAGCCAGTGTGAG TGTCTCCGGGGCCGGAAGGCCTCCCTGGAGGAGCTGCAGTCTGTGCATTCCGAGCGGCATGTGCTCCTCTATGGCACCAACCCGCTCAGCCGCCTCAAACTGGACAACGGGAAGCTGGCAG GGCTCCTGGCACAGCGGATGTTTGTGATGCTCCCCTGTGGTGGGGTTGGG GTGGATACTGACACCATCTGGAATGAGCTGCACTCCTCCAATGCAGCCCGCTGGGCCGCCGGCAGCGTCACTGACCTTGCCTTCAAAGTGGCTTCCCGCGAACTAAAG aacGGTTTTGCTGTGGTTCGGCCTCCAGGACACCATGCAGACCATTCCACTGCCAT gggcTTCTGCTTCTTCAACTCAGTGGCCATCGCCTGCCGACAGCTGCAACAACAGGGCAAGGCCAGCAAGATCCTCATTGTGGACTGG GATGTTCACCACGGCAACGGCACCCAGCAAACCTTCTACCAGGACCCCAGCGTACTCTACATCTCCCTGCATCGCCATGACGATGGCAACTTCTTCCCAGGCAGTGGGGCTGTGGATGAG GTGGGAGCTGGCAGCGGTGAGGGCTTCAATGTCAACGTGGCCTGGGCCGGAGGTCTGGACCCCCCAATGGGGGATCCTGAGTACCTGGCCGCCTTCAG GATCGTCGTGATGCCTGTTGCCCGAGAGTTCTCTCCAGACCTGGTCCTGGTGTCAGCTGGGTTTGATGCTGCCGAGGGTCACCCCGCCCCGCTGGGTGGCTACCATGTTTCCGCCAAAT GTTTTGGGTACATGACGCAGCAGCTGATGAGCTTGGCAGGAGGTGCCGTGGTGCTGGCCTTGGAGGGCGGCCATGACCTCACCGCCATCTGTGACGCCTCCGAGGCCTGTGTGGCTGCTCTTCTGGGCAACAAG GTGGATCCCCTCTCAGAAGAAGGCTGGAAACAGAAACCCAACCTCAACGCCATCCGTTCTCTGGAAGCTGTGATCCGGGTGCACA GTAAATACTGGGGCTGCATGCAGCGCCTGGCCTCCTGTCCCGACTCCTGGGTGCCCAGGCTGCCAGGAGCCGATGCAGAAGAAGTGGAGGCAGTGACCGCACTGGCATCCCTCTCTGTGG